The Mycobacteriales bacterium genome has a segment encoding these proteins:
- a CDS encoding DMT family transporter, whose protein sequence is MPRTRARLATLGLLVVTAIWGSTFVVVKHAVERMPVMDFLAWRFAIATLVMFAARPRAVRSLDGRGRRAAFMLGLALGAGYIAQTIGLQHTRASISGFITGLFVVFTPLCAAVLLHRRLDRMTWLAVALATVGLGLISLNGFSIQGGEALTLLCALAFGLHIVGLGEWSSSHDSGGLAIIQLATVAVLSIVIAAPSSLAPPPDAAVWGAVLMTAVAATALAYFLQTWAQTHLTPTRTAVVLTMEPVFAGIFGVAFGGDRLGPRIIVGAALVLIAMYMVELDPHRTGDAQPAAVE, encoded by the coding sequence GTGCCGCGGACTCGCGCTCGGCTGGCGACCCTTGGGCTGCTCGTGGTCACGGCGATCTGGGGGTCGACGTTCGTCGTGGTCAAGCACGCGGTCGAACGCATGCCGGTGATGGACTTCCTGGCCTGGCGGTTCGCGATCGCGACGCTCGTGATGTTCGCCGCGCGCCCGCGGGCGGTCCGCTCGCTCGACGGGCGCGGCCGCCGCGCAGCGTTCATGCTCGGTCTCGCCCTCGGCGCCGGCTACATCGCGCAGACGATCGGGCTGCAGCACACCCGCGCATCCATATCGGGCTTCATCACCGGGCTGTTCGTCGTCTTCACCCCGCTGTGCGCGGCGGTCCTCCTGCACCGGCGGCTCGACCGGATGACGTGGCTCGCGGTTGCCCTCGCCACGGTCGGGCTCGGACTGATCTCGCTGAACGGCTTCTCGATCCAGGGTGGCGAGGCGCTCACCCTGCTCTGCGCGCTGGCCTTCGGACTGCACATCGTCGGGCTCGGCGAGTGGTCGTCGTCGCACGACTCCGGCGGGCTCGCGATCATCCAGCTGGCCACTGTCGCCGTGCTGTCGATCGTCATCGCCGCACCGAGCTCACTCGCACCGCCGCCCGACGCGGCGGTCTGGGGCGCGGTGCTGATGACCGCGGTTGCAGCGACCGCGCTCGCCTACTTCCTGCAGACCTGGGCGCAGACCCATCTCACTCCGACCCGTACGGCGGTCGTGCTGACGATGGAGCCGGTCTTTGCGGGCATCTTCGGTGTGGCGTTCGGTGGCGACCGGCTCGGCCCGCGGATCATCGTCGGCGCCGCGCTGGTCCTGATCGCGATGTACATGGTCGAGCTGGACCCCCACCGGACGGGTGATGCGCAGCCGGCTGC